A section of the Pseudomonas tritici genome encodes:
- the nuoG gene encoding NADH-quinone oxidoreductase subunit NuoG: MATIHVDGKALEVDGADNLLQACLSLGLDIPYFCWHPALGSVGACRQCAVKQYTDENDTRGRIVMSCMTPATDNTWISIDDEESKAFRASVVEWLMTNHPHDCPVCEEGGHCHLQDMTVMTGHNERRYRFTKRTHQNQQLGPFISHEMNRCIACYRCVRFYKDYAGGTDLGVFGAHDNVYFGRVEDGVLESEFSGNLTEVCPTGVFTDKTHSERYNRKWDMQFSPSICHGCSSGCNISPGERYGELRRIENRFNGSVNQYFLCDRGRFGYGYVNREDRPRQPLLADGAKLSLDAALDKAADLLRGRNIVGIGSPRASLESNFALRELVGAEHFYSGIEAGELERIRLVLQVLNDSPLPVPNMRDIEDHDAIFVLGEDLTQTAARIALSLRQSVKGKAEDMADAMRVQPWLDAAVKNIGQHALNPLFIASLAETKLDDIAEECVHAAPDDLARIGFAVAHALDASAPAVEGLDTEAVELAQRIADALLAAKRPLIIAGTSLGSKALIEAAANIAKALKLRDKNGSISLVVPEANSLGLAMLGGESLDAALQAVIDGNADAIVVLENDLYTRTDSAKVDAALDAAKVLIVADHQKTATSERANLVLPAATFAEGDGTLVSQEGRAQRFFQVFDPKYMDASILVHEGWRWLHALRATLLNQPIDWTQLDHVTAATAASAPQLARIVDAAPSAAFRIKGMKLAREPLRYSGRTAMRANISVHEPRTPQDPDTAFNFSMEGYSGSVEPRQQVPFAWSPGWNSPQAWNKFQDEVGGHIRAGDPGTRLIESTGDSLNWFAAVPRPFNPAPGTWQVVPFFHLFGSEETSSKAAPVQERIPEAYVALAKSEADRLGVNDGALLSLNVAGQTLRLPLRINEELGAGLVALPKGIAGIPAAIFGKTVDGLQEAAQ; encoded by the coding sequence CGTCGAATGGCTGATGACCAACCATCCCCACGACTGCCCGGTCTGTGAGGAAGGCGGTCACTGCCACCTGCAAGACATGACGGTGATGACCGGCCACAACGAGCGCCGTTATCGCTTCACCAAGCGCACCCACCAGAACCAGCAACTGGGCCCGTTCATTTCCCACGAGATGAACCGCTGCATCGCTTGCTATCGCTGCGTGCGTTTCTATAAAGACTACGCCGGCGGCACCGACCTCGGCGTGTTCGGCGCCCACGACAACGTGTACTTCGGTCGCGTTGAAGACGGCGTGCTTGAAAGCGAGTTCTCCGGCAACCTCACCGAGGTCTGCCCGACCGGTGTGTTCACCGACAAGACCCACTCCGAGCGCTACAACCGTAAGTGGGACATGCAGTTCTCGCCGAGCATCTGCCATGGCTGCTCCAGCGGTTGCAACATCTCCCCGGGCGAGCGCTACGGCGAACTGCGTCGCATCGAAAACCGCTTCAACGGTTCGGTCAACCAGTACTTCCTGTGCGACCGTGGCCGTTTCGGTTATGGCTACGTCAACCGCGAAGACCGCCCACGCCAGCCGCTGCTGGCCGATGGCGCCAAGCTGAGCCTCGACGCGGCGCTGGATAAAGCCGCCGACCTGCTGCGCGGCCGCAACATCGTCGGTATCGGTTCGCCACGCGCCAGCCTCGAAAGCAACTTCGCGTTGCGCGAACTGGTCGGCGCTGAGCACTTCTACAGCGGTATCGAAGCCGGTGAACTGGAGCGCATCCGCCTGGTCCTGCAAGTGCTGAACGACAGCCCGCTGCCCGTTCCGAACATGCGCGACATCGAAGACCACGACGCCATTTTCGTGCTCGGTGAAGACCTGACCCAGACCGCTGCGCGTATCGCGCTGTCGCTGCGCCAGTCGGTGAAAGGCAAGGCTGAAGACATGGCCGACGCCATGCGCGTACAGCCTTGGCTCGACGCCGCGGTGAAAAACATCGGCCAGCACGCGCTGAACCCGCTGTTTATTGCAAGCCTCGCTGAAACCAAGCTCGACGATATCGCTGAAGAATGCGTACACGCAGCACCGGACGACCTGGCGCGCATCGGTTTCGCCGTGGCCCACGCCCTCGACGCCAGCGCACCGGCGGTCGAAGGCCTGGACACTGAAGCCGTTGAACTGGCCCAGCGTATCGCCGACGCCCTGCTGGCCGCCAAGCGCCCATTGATCATTGCCGGCACCTCCTTGGGTTCCAAGGCGCTGATCGAAGCCGCCGCCAACATCGCCAAGGCCTTGAAGCTGCGCGACAAAAACGGCTCCATCAGCCTGGTCGTACCGGAAGCCAACAGCCTCGGCCTGGCCATGCTCGGTGGCGAGTCCCTGGACGCGGCCCTGCAAGCCGTGATCGACGGCAACGCCGACGCCATCGTCGTGCTGGAAAACGACCTGTACACCCGCACGGATTCGGCCAAGGTCGACGCCGCGCTGGACGCGGCCAAAGTACTGATCGTTGCCGACCACCAGAAGACCGCCACCAGCGAGCGTGCAAACCTGGTGCTGCCAGCCGCTACCTTCGCCGAAGGCGACGGTACCCTGGTCAGCCAGGAAGGCCGCGCCCAGCGCTTCTTCCAAGTGTTCGACCCGAAATACATGGACGCCAGCATCCTGGTCCATGAAGGCTGGCGCTGGCTGCATGCCTTGCGCGCGACCCTGCTGAACCAGCCAATCGACTGGACCCAGCTCGACCACGTCACCGCTGCCACCGCCGCAAGCGCGCCGCAGCTGGCACGTATCGTCGACGCCGCACCATCCGCCGCGTTCCGCATCAAGGGCATGAAACTCGCCCGTGAGCCGCTGCGTTACTCCGGTCGTACCGCCATGCGCGCCAACATCAGCGTGCACGAACCGCGTACGCCGCAGGACCCGGACACCGCGTTCAACTTCTCGATGGAAGGTTACTCGGGTTCGGTCGAGCCACGTCAGCAGGTGCCATTTGCCTGGTCGCCGGGCTGGAACTCGCCGCAGGCCTGGAACAAGTTCCAGGACGAAGTCGGTGGTCACATCCGCGCTGGCGACCCGGGCACCCGCCTGATCGAAAGCACCGGTGACTCGCTGAACTGGTTCGCCGCCGTACCGCGTCCGTTCAACCCGGCCCCGGGCACCTGGCAGGTTGTGCCGTTCTTCCACCTGTTTGGCAGCGAAGAGACCTCTTCGAAAGCCGCGCCGGTACAAGAGCGCATTCCAGAAGCCTACGTGGCCCTGGCCAAGTCCGAAGCCGATCGCCTGGGCGTCAACGACGGTGCCCTGCTCAGCCTGAACGTGGCTGGCCAGACCCTGCGCCTGCCGCTGCGCATCAACGAAGAGCTGGGTGCTGGCCTGGTTGCCCTGCCGAAAGGCATCGCCGGTATTCCAGCGGCGATCTTTGGCAAAACCGTTGACGGTCTGCAGGAGGCAGCGCAATGA